A stretch of DNA from Amphiprion ocellaris isolate individual 3 ecotype Okinawa chromosome 18, ASM2253959v1, whole genome shotgun sequence:
GATATTGATCATGTTGTTTAGTGTTAATACAAATTACaaagcatttttcatttcattctcaAGAATGTGCTGTTCtaactgttttctctttttttttttttttggcagatggGGACGTGGTTTTGGTTTGGTCCAGTTGTTTGTGGCCCAAGATCATCCTCTGAACCAGCCCAACAGCGTGCTTGGCATCCTGTTTTACACTCTGCAGATGGGCCTTGGTTAGTCTGTCATTGTATTCTGCAAATTACAGTGCAATTCTGAGTGGTTTCAGACAGAATATTCTTTGCAATCCTTGGCTTGGCATGCATTTCAGCTATTTGAGTATTGTATCTTTTCTGAGTTAACGGTGAGGccaattcttttgtttttgctctagATTGAAAACAtctgggtttgacatcaaatgatgaatatgagacaagagatcaacatttcagcttttatttccaggtctatagcaaaaacaagaaaagcactcagagaacgcagtactccaccacggctgctcagtcgtatctttttcaacggatgaaatcttgaaaaaatttgtggcagaaatcatggcaccacagagtgtccatttaatatagatgtacccacaaacaaaatgaccttgcgctgagcacaggtgtgtgttatgcatgtgtgcgttatgtttggataccaaatcacgtgacctaaatatgtagcgggtggcaggaattgatgggactcagaaacactcccacaatttaatcagttgttccttgtatcatttccgacagataagtctcgataagtccacagcagtcgatatgtagtaggatcacaatcgtgtgatcgtcagcaggcagctaaagtagtgttcacatgttgtcatggttacagtgatgccatgcagCTATCTCGCattgatatagaaatctttatcaaatccgtggatccagactagaagctgtatcactgccaaaatctaatcaggtggtccttgtgccatttctgaccttccctgaaaattttatctaaatctgttagtctgtttttgagtaatgttgctaacagacagacagacagacagacggacagacagacagaaagacaaaccaacaccgatcgtcacataactccttggtggagtaataaaggaattggcctcactgttctaatacttttggaggggagtgaaTGTATTAAATTCCAACTCTATTTTTAAGTCTATATTAGTTTGTGTTAGATTTCCAAATAATCCtcaggttgtgttttttattccaACTCATGGTCTGAAATCCTTGGTTTTCGTCTGCAGGATTGTCTCTGTCTAAAAAAGCAGCAGTGTTTCTGGTGTTCGCCTCCTGGGTGTCTGTGGCCGGTTCACTCTATCTTGCATCTATTCTCGCCTTCGTTCTGGGGGATTTCTGCATGGTCTGTGTGTCAACATATATTGTCAACTTTGCATTGCTCTACACCAACCTGAAACGAAGGGGAGCCATTGAAGGAATGAAGGAAAAGGCTGGATAGAAAGTGTTACTTGTGAAATGTAACACCTTCTTTATTCCCCCTGCTAACCTGAAGCCACACTGGATCTGAAAAACAAATTCTCTCCCACAGTTTTTCTGCCATGCTCACAAGTGCATGTTCACGACTGTTTAACTCAGTGTATTTAGAGATAAATGACTGGATATTCATCTCAGAAGATCTATAGGAGGATTTTCAGGAGAGAAACTTGATAAAACGGCAGTTATTGTTGTATGTCATTGTGCATTTGTAATGCTGATTACACATTTTTGAATACTACCTCATGTTGACTGTGATTTATTCCTGACTTGTTAAGTAAACAGAAGTCCTGAAAGTGGATATTGACTAATCTACAGTGAATTAGTTGctggtaacacacacacagttactcAATTATACCAGCAGAGGGAGCTAAATGCCCAAATatgatttcatttcaattcaaacCAGCTTTACTGACATGAATGTTGCAGATGCATTATAGTCAAACTATATAAATGACTAACCACAACTTGCACAAGCAAAATGTTCATTAGAGCAAATGTACACAAACATAACCTGACTGAACAAAGGAGATTTAGGTTTTTTCATTTCCATGGTGAAGAATTTCTGGATTCATGATACTTATGAAGCATTATTTCTGAACACTTGACACATTCAGTCAGGAAGTGAATTATCCACACTGACAGAGGTcaaatgttgtgttctttttaatatCATATTCACCTATAAACCACAACATTAAGGTAAAGTGAATAAAGTCGATCATCTTACAGTGCAACGCCctgctgggaaatcttggaTCCTGCTGTTTACACACTGCACAAATTagctcagaaatgactcaaggaaaATGACCAACAGCTCAAGGTACTGACCTGTCCTCTTACCTCACAATACACCAATCTGATCGAGCATCTGTAGGATGCACCAGAACAAACTAGATCCACAGAGGCCCCATCCTGCAACCCAGAGTACCCCAAGGCTCTGCAGAGGATTTGACAGTACAAGTAGCacctacacaatattacaaatatgGTGTAAAATTACAGGCTTGTGAGGCAGTA
This window harbors:
- the vkorc1 gene encoding vitamin K epoxide reductase complex subunit 1, translated to MAAADGLPKWERKARIFLCLFGLVLSLYALHVELSRENDPDYRAMCDLGESVSCSKVFTSRWGRGFGLVQLFVAQDHPLNQPNSVLGILFYTLQMGLGLSLSKKAAVFLVFASWVSVAGSLYLASILAFVLGDFCMVCVSTYIVNFALLYTNLKRRGAIEGMKEKAG